Genomic DNA from Hordeum vulgare subsp. vulgare chromosome 2H, MorexV3_pseudomolecules_assembly, whole genome shotgun sequence:
GCCACCCTCGACGCGCCGGCGCCGTCGGAGGACGTGCTGTTGCGAGTCCCCCAGCGCAGCCACCCGCTGGCTGCCGGCGACCTCTCCCTCCACCGCATCCGGGCCGGAGACACCCCCCTGGCCGCCATCGCGGCCCTCGGCGCCGTCCAGTGGCCGCTGGCCCGCGACGTCGCGGCCGTCAAGCTCGACCCCCTccactactccttcttcttcgccttcccCGCCTCCCCCGACGACCCGGCCCCCGACCCGCTCCACTACGGCCTCACGCTCTCCGTCCCCGACCCGCGCCTCGACGCCCTGCTCGGCGCCTACACCAGGTTCTCCGCCCACTCCGTCGCCGGTAGCGAGGGGCTGGCCGACGGGGTGCGCGGCGAGGTCGAGGCCGTCGCGTACTGGACCGTCGTCGCGTCCAACGTCGAGGAGTACTGCAGCGCCGTCGCCAGGGCCATCGCGTCCGGCGCTAAGAACGTCACCAAGGGGATCATCTGGTGCGGGGTCATGACCGTGGACAGGCTCCGCTGGGGGAACGAGGTGCTCCAAAAGAGGATCCAGCCCGGCGATACTGAGGCCGAGGTCAGCCCGGAGATGCTCAGGCGGATCAAAAGGTAGTGCTTTCTTTCCTCAGTTATTCGTATCACATAAATGTGTTCCTATTTGCTCATGCAGACTTATTAATTAGTGGGATTGTGATGAGTAAATGCTTCAAGGTTTGGGCACATCACAGTTCATAGTTAGATTGTACTACTCGTTTAAATCGTGATGCAAAGTGCGATCATGTGTATCTTATTTCGATTCAAAGGTAGTACTGTCTTTCTTAGATTTTTcataccaagtgtgtttttgattTGCAGTCGTGAAGAATTATCAGTATAATTTGTGTTGTAGGAGGAAATTCTTCAGGCTTTGAGCATGTCATAGTTCATAGTTAGATTAGATTAGTAGTTTATAAATCGT
This window encodes:
- the LOC123428780 gene encoding senescence/dehydration-associated protein At4g35985, chloroplastic-like is translated as MVRPPSDRTIPPFLRSTSFSHAHSSSSSPTPLPPVEIPRSSATLDAPAPSEDVLLRVPQRSHPLAAGDLSLHRIRAGDTPLAAIAALGAVQWPLARDVAAVKLDPLHYSFFFAFPASPDDPAPDPLHYGLTLSVPDPRLDALLGAYTRFSAHSVAGSEGLADGVRGEVEAVAYWTVVASNVEEYCSAVARAIASGAKNVTKGIIWCGVMTVDRLRWGNEVLQKRIQPGDTEAEVSPEMLRRIKR